A genomic stretch from Microtus pennsylvanicus isolate mMicPen1 chromosome 11, mMicPen1.hap1, whole genome shotgun sequence includes:
- the Rflnb gene encoding refilin-B, translating into MVGRLSLQDVPELVDTKKKGDGVLDSPDSGLPPSPSPSHWGLAAGGGGERAPVPGTLEPDAAATPAIPNPAPLTHSLAAGCSPRLCPLSFGEGVEFDPLPPKEIKYTSSVKYDSERHFIDDVQMPLGLVVASCSQTVTCIPNCTWRNYKAEVRFEPRHKATRFLSTTIVYPKYPKTVYTTTLDYNCHKKLRRFLSSVELEATEFLGSDSLSDEC; encoded by the exons ATGGTGGGCCGGCTGAGCCTGCAGGATGTCCCCGAGCTCGTGGACACGAAGAAGAAGGGCGACGGCGTCCTGGACAGCCCGGACTCGGGGCTGCCCCCAAGTCCTAGCCCCAGCCACTGGGGGCTCGCGGCGGGCGGCGGTGGGGAACGCGCTCCGGTCCCGGGGACGCTGGAGCCCGACGCGGCGGCGACCCCAGCCATCCCG AACCCAGCACCTCTGACCCACTcgctggctgctggctgctcaCCACGGCTCTGTCCCCTGTCCTTCGGTGAAGGAGTTGAGTTTGATCCCTTACCGCCGAAGGAAATAAA GTATACTTCCTCGGTCAAGTACGACTCTGAGAGACACTTCATTGACGATGTGCAGATGCCCCTGGGCCTGGTGGTGGCTTCCTGCAGCCAGACAGTCACCTGTATCCCCAATTGCACTTGGCGAAACTATAAGGCCGAGGTGCGCTTCGAGCCCCGCCACAAGGCCACGCGCTTCCTCAGCACCACCATCGTCTACCCCAAGTACCCCAAGACCGTCTACACCACCACTCTGGATTACAACTGCCACAAGAAGCTGAGGAGGTTTCTGTCCAGCGTGGAGCTCGAGGCCACAGAGTTCCTGGGTAGTGACAGTCTCTCGGATGAATGCTGA